In Verrucomicrobiota bacterium, the DNA window AATCGCGATGGCATCCAATTGTTCCCGGGAAATAATCGTTACATTACGGGGAGTGTCGAGAATGCTCCGATTGGTTCCGTAGACCGAGTTGAATGGTCGCGAGGTCGGCATGATGTTTTCCTCGATAGGAATTTCCTCGATGCTTAATTCGGCCAGATTGTAGGTATCCAGTCTCTCATCGTTTTCTTGTTGGGCGAAGGCGACCGCAAAGGGCACCAGCAATCCGAAAAATACACTTAGGTATTTTGTCCAGTAGGTTCTATTATTCATAATTATTTGTTAGTTTCTTGCAGGTTAAAAATGCTACAAAATGGGCATTATCAATCCCGTTTTCCTGAAAGTAGTAAATTTTTTTCACCCAAAATGTTTATTACAAGTCTCTTTAAAAAACTAAAAGATCTTACTTGAGAAGAGTATTACAGTACCTATTCAGCTTTTAGTGTTTTTACCTAAGTTTTCTTGAGGTTTTGGATCAGTTTTTTCTACGAGATGGATAAGGCTGGTCATTTTATCTGCGACTTCATTGAGACTCAAATAGGTGGTATCTACAAGAATCGCACCTTCTGTGTAAGTTAAAGGCGCTGTCTTTCTTTTAGTATCTAGCTGGTCACGTTTCTGTATGCTATCGATTTGCCCCTCTAATCTTCTTCTTCGGGTTCGCTCGCCTTCATCTGCGGACATAAAAAAACGAAAATCTGCATCTGGAAAAATGATGGAGCCGATATCTCGACCTTCCATAATTAGACCAGAAAATCCTGCTTCTCGTGCCAACTGCTCATAGGATCTTTGGTAAGTTAACAAAAATAGCCTAACTTCTGGTATTGCCGCTACAATGGAAACCGCCTCGTTGACTTGTTCTGATCTGATTTCCTGACCAGGGATTCTTTTGTCCAAAGTGATATGCGCTTCTTTTCCTTCAATGCGGGTTCCGATATCAATCGCCTTCAAATGTGAAACGATTGGATCCACATCAGTCACAGAGTATCCCGCCTTCAGTATCGCCCATGTCAACGTCCGGTAGTGCGAGCCAGTATTAACGTAGAGCAGATTTAGTCGCTTACTCAGTAATTTTGATGTGGAAGATTTTCCTGAGGCCGCACCCCCATCCACTGCGATTATGATAAAGTTGTCGTCTTTCATGCGGTTCGCAACTTTTCAAGTTCGATAAAAAATTCTGGGAAAGTTTTTGAGCAACATCCGGGATTGCTGATCTTAAGCCAGGGAGTCCCATCGCCATACAGATTAAAGCAACCCAAAATTCCGAAGCTCATTGCTACCCGGTGGTCATGATAGGTCATCACTTCTGATGGGATCATCGGACCGGCATGGATTTCTATGTAATCGTCCCCTTCTTCAATCCACTGCCCCAATTTAATAAGCTCATTGGCCATGGCAGCGACTCTATCACTTTCCTGGTGACGGGTATGTGCTATTCCCTCTATGCGGGTGATTCCTTTCAGTAGAGGTGAAATCGCAGCCAATGTGAGAAAGGTATCTGAAATGGGCCAAAAATTCCTGTTTATTCCGGCACCGGGTAGTTCCTTTAGCTGAATGGACGCGGTTGTACCGACCTCCGTTTCCTCCACGTTCATGCCTATCTCGCGAAGAACTTCGGTGTAAGCATAATCGCCCTGAAGAGAATTCGAATGCAGCCCTTTAACGGTTACGCTGCCGCCAACAACCAAGGGCAATGAAAGAAAATAGGACGCTGCCGAAGCATCAGGTTCTATCGCAACTATCTCGGGTATTGAGTAGGGAATTCCGGCCTTTACGCGAAGGAGGGCCTTCCCATCTCCAAGAGATTGGATGTGTTGCTTGGGTTGCCCAAACCGATACATCAATTCTTGGGTGAGTCGTACGAAGGGTTTTATCTCGGCTCCTCCAGAAATCTTAATTTCCAGGTCTTCCTCAGCCAATGGAGCAACCATAAGGAGTGCGGAAAGCAGCTGAGTGCTTGCAGAAGTCTCTAATTGAATGCGTCCTCCCTTCAGTCCGTGCGGTGATAGAGTTGCCGGTAAAAATCCATCGTTTGAGTGGATGTCAGTTCCTTGTTGTTCCAATGCGTCCAATAACCCTTTCATTGGGCGCTTTTGCATTTGCGGAGTTCCGTCGATTACAAATTGCCCTCCGTTTCTAGTTGC includes these proteins:
- the cmk gene encoding (d)CMP kinase produces the protein MKDDNFIIIAVDGGAASGKSSTSKLLSKRLNLLYVNTGSHYRTLTWAILKAGYSVTDVDPIVSHLKAIDIGTRIEGKEAHITLDKRIPGQEIRSEQVNEAVSIVAAIPEVRLFLLTYQRSYEQLAREAGFSGLIMEGRDIGSIIFPDADFRFFMSADEGERTRRRRLEGQIDSIQKRDQLDTKRKTAPLTYTEGAILVDTTYLSLNEVADKMTSLIHLVEKTDPKPQENLGKNTKS
- the aroA gene encoding 3-phosphoshikimate 1-carboxyvinyltransferase, with the protein product MSILYPDPLAIKPFSRPVSGAVEVPGSKSITNRMLMLACMASNTVELTGALLSDDSQYMVECLQKLGFQVKIDPAKKSIHVSGTKGEIPSEKASLFVGVAGTAARFLTAFCATRNGGQFVIDGTPQMQKRPMKGLLDALEQQGTDIHSNDGFLPATLSPHGLKGGRIQLETSASTQLLSALLMVAPLAEEDLEIKISGGAEIKPFVRLTQELMYRFGQPKQHIQSLGDGKALLRVKAGIPYSIPEIVAIEPDASAASYFLSLPLVVGGSVTVKGLHSNSLQGDYAYTEVLREIGMNVEETEVGTTASIQLKELPGAGINRNFWPISDTFLTLAAISPLLKGITRIEGIAHTRHQESDRVAAMANELIKLGQWIEEGDDYIEIHAGPMIPSEVMTYHDHRVAMSFGILGCFNLYGDGTPWLKISNPGCCSKTFPEFFIELEKLRTA